The following is a genomic window from Thermodesulfobacteriota bacterium.
CGGGCCGATCTACTACACGGGGATCGCGGCCGCCCTTACCCTATTCCTGGCCATAACAGTGAAGATCAAAAAGAACCCGACGAGAGAGGCTGCGTTCAGGGGCTTCGTGGCCAACGTGACCGGAGGGGCTATAATACTGCTGGCCATAGCCCTCGACAGCGCCGTCCCTTTCTGAAAGGAGTTTTCCGATGATATGTAAGGATATGAGAGGTTTCCTGGAGGCGCTCGAGAGAAAAGGCCTCCTTAAGAGAGTGAGCGCGGAGGTGGACCCGGTCCTTGAACTCTCGGAGATCATGGACAGGCTCGTCAGGACGGGAGGGCCGGCGGTTATATTCAAAAATGTGAAGGGGCACGATATGCCCGTTGTGGCCAACCTCTTCGGCACGCGAGAGAGGGTGGCCATAGGGCTGGGCGTTACCGAGGATGAACTGTCGGAGATAGGGGAGTTCATAGCGTACCTTCAGAGGCCGGAGCCGCCGGAGGGGCTCTGGGAGGCGATAAAAAAGGTCCCGTTTTTCAGCAAGCTCCTTACCCTCGGCCCGAAGACCGTCATGAGCGGCCCCTGCCAGCAGGTGGTCCTTAAGGGGGATAGCGCGGACCTCTCGCTCCTGCCGATAATAAAGTGCTGGCCCGGAGACGCCGGACCGCTCGTAACCTGGCCGCTCGTCGTAACCCGGTCCCCGGACGGTGGGCCGTTTAACGTCGGGGTCTACAGGATGCAGAAACTCGACGAAAAGAGGCTCATCATGCGGTGGCTCCCGCAGAGAGGGGGGGCGCACCACCTCCGGCTCTGGGAGAAGACGGGAAAGCCCATGCCCGTAGCCGTTGCCATAGGGTGCGAGCCGGCGACGACCGTGGCCGCGGTCACCCCGGTGCCCGAAAACGTCGGCGAGTTCCACTTCGCCGGGATCTTGAGGAAAAAAGCAGTAGACCTGGTCGAGTGCAAGACCATACCGCTAAAGGTACCCGCGAGCGCCGAGATAGTGCTCGAAGGGGAAATAATTCCGGGCGAGGCCGAGCCCGAGGGGCCCTTCGGCGACCACACGGGCTACTACAACCCGGCCGAGCCCTTCCCGGTCTTTCACCTTAAGGCCATAACGCACAGGAAGGAGCCGCTCTACCTGACGACCATAACCGGAAGGCCGCCGAAGGAGGACGCCGTCATCGGGACCGTCCTGAACGAGCTATACCTCCCCTCGCTAAAACTCCAGTTCCCGGAGGTGGTGGATTTTTCCCTCCCCATGGAAGCGGTATCCTACAGGATCGCCGTGATATCGATAAAGA
Proteins encoded in this region:
- a CDS encoding menaquinone biosynthesis decarboxylase, which codes for MICKDMRGFLEALERKGLLKRVSAEVDPVLELSEIMDRLVRTGGPAVIFKNVKGHDMPVVANLFGTRERVAIGLGVTEDELSEIGEFIAYLQRPEPPEGLWEAIKKVPFFSKLLTLGPKTVMSGPCQQVVLKGDSADLSLLPIIKCWPGDAGPLVTWPLVVTRSPDGGPFNVGVYRMQKLDEKRLIMRWLPQRGGAHHLRLWEKTGKPMPVAVAIGCEPATTVAAVTPVPENVGEFHFAGILRKKAVDLVECKTIPLKVPASAEIVLEGEIIPGEAEPEGPFGDHTGYYNPAEPFPVFHLKAITHRKEPLYLTTITGRPPKEDAVIGTVLNELYLPSLKLQFPEVVDFSLPMEAVSYRIAVISIKKAYPGQARRIMMGLWGVLKQFLYVKYVIVVDEDIDVHNWADVIWALSTRVDPGRDTVIIEDTPIDYLDFSSPKERLGSKMGIDATNKVPPETERKWGEKIEMDPEVVELVTKRWKEYGLD